Genomic window (Arcobacter aquimarinus):
AAACTATTTAAAACTGATAAACTAGCCTCTATGGGTGAAATGATAAGTAATATCGCTCACCAATGGAGACAACCACTATCTGTTATATCAACCCTTGCAACTGGCGTAAAACTTCAAAAAGAGTTTGATACATTAAGTGATAAAGAACTTATCTTAAATATGGATTTGATAAATAAAAATGCTCAATATCTATCAGAAACAATAAATGATTTCAAAAACTTTATAAAAGGTGATAGAAATTTACAAAACTATAATCTAAGTTCAACAATAACCAATTTTATCCACTTAATAGAGTCCTCTATAAAAAACTCAAATATAAGAATGATTTTGGATTTAGATGATGATATTTTTATTGATGGTTATCCAAATGAATTAATTCAATGTTTTATAAATATTTTTAATAACTCAAAAGATGCTTATGAAGAGACAAATCAAGAAAATCCACTATTTTTCATAAAAACTCAAAAACAAAATAATCAAGTAATTATAAAAATAAAAGATAATGCACAAGGGATTCCACAAAACATAATCTCAAAAATATATGAACCATACTTTACAACAAAACATAAATCACAAGGCACAGGACTTGGACTTCATATGACTTATAAACTAATAACAGATGGAATAAATGGAAAAATTGATGCTAAAAATGTATCATTTGAATTTGAGAATCAAACTGAAATAGGTGTTGAATTTAAAATAGTTATAGATTTATAATTTGTGGATGGGGTAGAAGGATTCGAACCTTCGAATGACGGTACCAAAAACCGTTGCCTTACCACTTGGCGATACCCCAAGAAAATAAAGTTATGAAAAAATGGAGCTGGTGAAGGGAGTCGAACCCCCGACCTGCTGATTACAAATCAGCTGCTCTAGCCAACTGAGCTACACCAGCGCCATACTCCTATCGAAGTGGTGTCAAGAGAGGGACTCGAACCCTCGACCTCCGGCTTATGAGACCAGCGCTCTAACCAGCTGAGCTACCTTGACACTTAGAAATTGGTTGCGGAAATAGGATTTGAACCTATGACCTTCGGGTTATGAGCCCGACGAGCTACCTAGCTGCTCTATTCCGCGATATATAAAAAAGAACTTTACTAACAAAAAGTTAGTGGAGCGGGAGACGAGACTCGAACTCGCGACAGTCTGCTTGGAAGGCAGAAGCTCTAGCCAACTGAGCTACTCCCGCATACTTTAGAAGTCTTAACTTTTAAAGGACTGGAATTATAATAGAAAGTTTATTAAAAAAACCTTAATTAAGTTTTTTTAATTTTCTTCTTTTCTTATATTATTTATAAACTGCATGATAAATACTAAAAAAATTGATATTATAAATCCTGTCACAAATCCAACTATTACAATAAGTGCTTTTTTAGGTTTTTCAGGATCTTCATCTACTAAAATATTTCCTACTATTTCTGTGTTTTTAAGATTATGTTCTAAAGTTAAAGATTCAAGTAATTTTTTTCTTTCAAGTAATTTATTTATATCAACATTCATCAAACTTTCTTTTGCTTCTATCAAATCATACAAGTCAGACTTATTTTCCACTATTGCATTTGATATATCTCTTTTTTCCATAAGCTTAAGAGCTGAAATTGAAGGGTCTAATTTGTTAATGTTTTTTAATGTTTCTGTTACAAAACTCATTTGTTCTTCTAAATTCGATATATTTTGATTTAATAAATCTATTTTTTTATTGATACTTGTGATTTTATCTTCTTCAATATTTTTAATAGATATATCAATATTTTTGATTTCTATAATATTTTTTTCTCTTACATCTGCTAAAAGTTTAGAGTGTTCTTCTTTTACATAATCTAATATTTCTTTTATACCATTTATTGCTTCATCATTTGAAGTTGATTCACTTGTAATTTCAATAAAATTTTTCATCCCTTTAGGAATAGAAATATTTACAATTTCATATTTTTTATCCTCTATATTTTCTCTTAAATCTATAAAAATCATAGATAATTTCTTCGATAAAGAATCTGCATCATCTACATAAGTATTTTTATCGTTATCTGTTTTAAAAGTACCTATTTCAACTAAAGCTTTCACGCTATAAATTGGTGTTTTTATATAAGCGAAAGCTATTGCTAAACCTGTAACAACTGCTGTAAAAACTAAAATAAAAACTCTTTTATTCCAAATTGTTTTAAATAACTCTTTTAAATCTATTTCATCTTCTACTATGTATTCTTTATTTTGCAAGTTTCATTCCTATGTTTAAATTTTTAAGGGGGTAAAATTATACCAAAATACTTTACTCTTTTTCTACTCTTTTTTGAGTAAATATGAAATTATTGTAAATTCAATTGGTGATTGAATTCAGGTACAATCTCTTTTAATTTTGCTATTTTATCTTCGCAAACCAATAACTCTTCTATTTTTTGATTTAGTTCATTTATATCAAAAATAGTTGGGCTTGCTACGGTTATTGATTCATATTTTGTTTTTTGGTCACTATCATTTATAAGCAACTCTTCATATAGTTTTTCACCAGGTCTTAGTCCACAAAACTCTATTTTTATCTCACTTCTACCACTTAGCTCTATCATTTTTTTTGCTAAATCTACTATACGTATTGGTTCTCCCATATCAAGGATAAATATTTCTCCACC
Coding sequences:
- a CDS encoding Wzz/FepE/Etk N-terminal domain-containing protein translates to MQNKEYIVEDEIDLKELFKTIWNKRVFILVFTAVVTGLAIAFAYIKTPIYSVKALVEIGTFKTDNDKNTYVDDADSLSKKLSMIFIDLRENIEDKKYEIVNISIPKGMKNFIEITSESTSNDEAINGIKEILDYVKEEHSKLLADVREKNIIEIKNIDISIKNIEEDKITSINKKIDLLNQNISNLEEQMSFVTETLKNINKLDPSISALKLMEKRDISNAIVENKSDLYDLIEAKESLMNVDINKLLERKKLLESLTLEHNLKNTEIVGNILVDEDPEKPKKALIVIVGFVTGFIISIFLVFIMQFINNIRKEEN